Proteins from a single region of Streptomyces spectabilis:
- the hpnE gene encoding hydroxysqualene dehydroxylase HpnE: MRHDDSRPRTGGDADADRPAGALGGRPGTSAVVVGGGLAGITSALALADAGLDVTLLEGRPRLGGLAFSFQRGELTVDNGQHVYLRCCTAYRWFLDRVEGAHLAPLQERLDVPVLDAERNRLGRLRRTALPVPLHLAASLATYPHLSLAERAQVGRAALALKGLDPADPALDSQDFGSWLAAHGQSPRAIEALWDLVGVATLNAVAGDASLGLAAMVFKTGLLSDPGAADIGWARVPLGELHDRLARKALDSAGVRTELRTRVTSISPTKNGGWRVEVPGERIEADTVVLAVPQAETHDLLPEGALDDPDRLLGIDTAPILNVHVVYDRKVLKRPFFAALGTPVQWVFDRTEASGLRDGQYLALSQSVAQDEIDAPVAALRERYLPELERLLPAAHGAQVLDFFVTRERTATFAPTPGVGRLRPGAHTKARGLYLAGAWTATGWPATMESAVRSGISAARAALTALDRPRDHLFEEAA, translated from the coding sequence ATGAGGCACGACGACAGCCGGCCCCGAACAGGCGGTGACGCGGACGCGGACCGCCCGGCCGGAGCGCTCGGCGGGCGCCCGGGGACATCAGCCGTCGTCGTCGGCGGCGGACTCGCCGGGATCACCAGCGCCCTCGCCCTCGCCGACGCGGGACTCGACGTCACGCTGCTCGAAGGGCGCCCCCGGCTCGGCGGGCTCGCCTTCTCCTTCCAGCGCGGCGAGCTGACGGTCGACAACGGCCAGCACGTCTATCTGCGCTGCTGCACCGCCTACCGCTGGTTCCTGGACCGCGTCGAGGGCGCGCACCTCGCACCGCTGCAGGAGCGGCTCGACGTACCCGTGCTCGACGCCGAGCGGAACCGCCTCGGACGGCTGCGGCGCACCGCGCTGCCCGTGCCGCTGCACCTGGCCGCGAGCCTCGCCACCTATCCGCATCTGTCGCTCGCCGAGCGCGCCCAGGTGGGCCGCGCGGCGCTCGCCCTCAAGGGACTCGACCCCGCCGATCCGGCGCTCGACAGCCAGGACTTCGGCAGCTGGCTGGCGGCGCACGGTCAGTCGCCGCGCGCCATCGAGGCCCTGTGGGACCTCGTCGGCGTGGCCACCCTGAACGCCGTCGCGGGAGATGCCTCCCTCGGCCTCGCCGCGATGGTCTTCAAGACCGGGCTGCTCTCGGACCCGGGCGCCGCCGACATCGGCTGGGCACGGGTGCCCCTCGGTGAACTCCATGACCGCCTGGCCCGCAAGGCGCTCGACTCCGCGGGCGTGCGTACCGAACTGCGAACACGTGTCACCTCCATCTCGCCTACTAAGAACGGTGGTTGGCGCGTGGAGGTTCCCGGCGAGCGCATCGAGGCCGATACCGTCGTGCTCGCCGTGCCCCAGGCCGAGACCCACGACCTGCTCCCGGAGGGCGCCCTCGACGACCCGGACCGGCTGCTCGGCATCGACACCGCGCCGATCCTCAACGTCCACGTGGTGTACGACCGCAAGGTCCTCAAGCGGCCCTTCTTCGCCGCGCTCGGCACGCCCGTCCAGTGGGTCTTCGACCGGACGGAGGCCTCCGGCCTTCGCGACGGCCAGTACCTGGCGCTGTCCCAGTCGGTGGCCCAGGACGAGATCGACGCCCCCGTGGCGGCGCTCAGGGAGCGCTATCTGCCGGAACTCGAGCGCCTGCTGCCCGCCGCGCACGGCGCACAGGTCCTGGACTTCTTCGTGACCCGGGAGCGCACGGCGACGTTCGCGCCGACTCCGGGCGTCGGCCGCTTGCGACCGGGCGCGCACACCAAGGCGCGCGGGCTCTATCTGGCCGGCGCGTGGACCGCCACCGGCTGGCCCGCGACGATGGAAAGCGCTGTTCGCAGCGGTATCAGCGCCGCGAGGGCGGCGCTGACCGCGCTCGACCGCCCGCGCGACCACCTCTTCGAGGAGGCGGCGTGA
- a CDS encoding polyprenyl synthetase family protein translates to MTLDLLGPSQKPRTGTRGETVPTVPSAQPAAVDVTLLLERGRTLATPVLRSAVDRLAPPMDTVAAYHFGWIDAAGNPADGDGGKAVRPALALLSAEAAGAAPEVGVPGAVAVELVHNFSLLHDDLMDGDEQRRHRDTVWKVHGPAQAILVGDALFALANEILLEIGTVEAGRATRRLTTATRALIDGQAQDISYEHRERVTVEECLEMEGNKTGALLACAVSIGAVLGGADDATADTLEKYGYHLGLAFQAVDDLLGIWGDPEATGKQTWSDLRQRKKSLPVVAALAAGGPASERLGELLAADAKSNDFDSFSEEEFAARAALIEEAGGREWTAEEARRQHAVAIEALDAVQMPDLVRAQLTALADFVVVRKR, encoded by the coding sequence GTGACGCTCGACCTTCTGGGGCCGTCCCAGAAACCCCGCACCGGAACCAGAGGAGAGACTGTGCCGACTGTGCCCTCGGCCCAACCGGCCGCTGTGGACGTGACCTTGCTCCTTGAGCGGGGCCGGACACTGGCCACCCCGGTGCTGCGGTCCGCCGTGGACCGCCTCGCGCCCCCCATGGACACCGTCGCCGCCTACCACTTCGGCTGGATCGACGCCGCGGGCAACCCGGCCGACGGCGACGGCGGCAAGGCCGTGCGCCCCGCGCTCGCGCTGCTCTCCGCCGAGGCCGCGGGCGCCGCACCGGAGGTCGGCGTGCCCGGCGCGGTGGCCGTCGAACTGGTCCACAACTTCTCGCTCCTCCACGACGACCTGATGGACGGCGACGAGCAGCGCCGCCACCGCGACACCGTGTGGAAGGTGCACGGCCCCGCGCAGGCCATCCTCGTCGGCGACGCCCTCTTCGCCCTCGCCAACGAGATCCTCCTGGAGATCGGCACCGTCGAGGCGGGCCGGGCCACGCGCCGGCTGACCACCGCGACGCGCGCCCTCATCGACGGCCAGGCGCAGGACATCTCCTACGAGCACCGCGAGCGGGTCACCGTCGAGGAGTGCCTGGAGATGGAGGGCAACAAGACGGGCGCCCTGCTCGCCTGCGCGGTCTCCATCGGCGCGGTCCTCGGCGGCGCCGACGACGCCACCGCCGACACCCTGGAGAAGTACGGCTACCACCTCGGACTCGCCTTCCAGGCCGTCGACGACCTGCTCGGCATCTGGGGCGACCCGGAGGCCACCGGCAAGCAGACCTGGAGCGATCTGCGCCAGCGCAAGAAGTCGCTGCCGGTCGTCGCCGCGCTCGCGGCGGGCGGGCCGGCCTCCGAGCGGCTCGGCGAGCTGCTCGCGGCCGACGCCAAGAGCAATGACTTCGACAGCTTCTCCGAGGAGGAGTTCGCCGCGCGCGCCGCGCTCATCGAGGAGGCGGGCGGCCGCGAGTGGACCGCCGAGGAGGCGCGGCGGCAGCACGCCGTCGCCATCGAGGCCCTGGACGCGGTCCAGATGCCGGACCTGGTGCGGGCGCAGCTCACCGCGCTCGCCGACTTCGTCGTCGTACGGAAGAGATGA
- the shc gene encoding squalene--hopene cyclase — translation MTATTDGSTGAVTPRAASATDTSDTTPGAAGAPEAAKRAVERSTEFLLSRQDPQGWWKGDLETNVTMDAEDLLLRQFLGIRDEPTTRAAALFIRGEQRDDGTWATFYGGPGELSATIEAYVALRLAGDAPDEPHMARASAWIRERGGIAEARVFTRIWLALFGWWKWDDLPELPPELLYFPKWFPLNIYDFGCWARQTIVPLTVVSAKRPVRPAPFPLDELHRDPAVPNPPKPLAAVASWDGVFQRLDKALHVYHKIAPRALRKAAMNSAARWIIERQENDGCWGGIQPPAVYSVIALHLLGYDLDHPVLKAGIESLDRFAVWREDGARMIEACQSPVWDTCLATIALADAGVPADHPQLVQAADWMLGEQIVRPGDWSVRKPHLTPGGWAFEFHNDNYPDIDDTAEVVLALRRVAHPDRRRMDSAIARGVHWNLGMQSRNGAWAAFDVDNTSPLPNKLPFCDFGEVIDPPSADVTAHVVEMLAYEGKSHDPRTRRGIEWLLAEQEANGAWFGRWGVNYVYGTGSVLPALVAAGLPAAHAAIRRAVAWLESVQNDDGGWGEDLRSYRDERWIGHGASTASQTAWALLALLAAGERDSKAVERGVTWLTESQREDGSWDEPYFTGTGFPWDFSINYHLYRQVFPLTALGRYVHGEPSVGGPGKGS, via the coding sequence ATGACAGCGACGACCGACGGTTCCACCGGAGCGGTGACGCCCCGCGCGGCCTCGGCCACCGACACATCTGACACGACCCCCGGGGCGGCCGGGGCACCGGAAGCCGCCAAGCGTGCCGTGGAGCGCTCCACGGAGTTCCTCCTCTCCCGCCAGGACCCTCAGGGCTGGTGGAAGGGCGACCTGGAAACGAACGTGACCATGGACGCCGAGGACCTGCTGCTGCGCCAGTTCCTGGGTATCAGGGACGAGCCGACCACGCGCGCCGCCGCGCTCTTCATCCGCGGCGAGCAGCGCGACGACGGCACCTGGGCCACCTTCTACGGCGGCCCAGGCGAGCTCTCCGCCACCATCGAGGCCTATGTCGCCCTGCGCCTGGCCGGGGACGCCCCGGACGAGCCGCACATGGCGCGGGCCTCCGCCTGGATCCGCGAGCGGGGCGGCATCGCCGAGGCCCGGGTCTTCACCCGGATCTGGCTCGCCCTCTTCGGCTGGTGGAAGTGGGACGACCTGCCCGAACTCCCGCCGGAGCTCCTCTACTTCCCGAAGTGGTTCCCGCTCAACATCTACGACTTCGGCTGCTGGGCGCGGCAGACCATCGTGCCGCTGACCGTCGTCTCCGCCAAGCGCCCGGTGCGCCCGGCGCCCTTCCCGCTCGACGAGCTGCACCGCGATCCGGCCGTGCCGAACCCGCCCAAGCCCCTTGCCGCCGTGGCGAGTTGGGACGGCGTCTTCCAGCGTCTGGACAAGGCGCTGCACGTCTATCACAAGATCGCGCCGCGCGCGCTGCGCAAGGCCGCGATGAACAGCGCCGCGCGCTGGATCATCGAGCGGCAGGAGAACGACGGCTGCTGGGGCGGCATCCAGCCCCCCGCCGTGTACTCCGTCATCGCGCTGCACCTGCTCGGCTACGACCTCGACCACCCCGTGCTCAAGGCGGGCATCGAGTCGCTCGACCGGTTCGCGGTGTGGCGCGAGGACGGCGCGCGGATGATCGAGGCCTGTCAGTCCCCGGTGTGGGACACCTGTCTCGCCACCATCGCCCTTGCCGACGCCGGGGTGCCCGCCGACCACCCGCAGCTGGTGCAGGCCGCGGACTGGATGCTGGGCGAGCAGATCGTCAGGCCCGGCGACTGGTCGGTGCGCAAGCCCCATCTCACGCCGGGCGGCTGGGCGTTCGAGTTCCACAACGACAACTACCCCGACATCGACGACACCGCCGAGGTCGTCCTCGCGCTGCGCCGCGTGGCCCACCCGGACCGGCGCCGGATGGACAGCGCGATCGCCCGCGGCGTGCACTGGAACCTGGGCATGCAGTCGCGGAACGGCGCCTGGGCCGCCTTCGACGTCGACAACACCAGCCCGCTGCCGAACAAGCTGCCGTTCTGCGACTTCGGCGAGGTCATCGACCCGCCGTCCGCCGACGTCACCGCGCACGTCGTGGAGATGCTCGCCTACGAGGGCAAGTCCCACGACCCGCGCACCCGGCGCGGCATCGAGTGGCTCCTCGCCGAACAGGAGGCGAACGGCGCCTGGTTCGGCCGCTGGGGCGTCAACTACGTCTACGGCACCGGATCCGTGCTGCCCGCCCTGGTCGCGGCGGGCCTGCCCGCCGCGCACGCGGCGATCCGGCGCGCGGTCGCCTGGCTGGAGTCGGTGCAGAACGACGACGGCGGCTGGGGCGAGGACCTGCGCTCGTACCGCGACGAGCGGTGGATCGGGCACGGCGCGTCCACCGCGTCGCAGACCGCGTGGGCGCTGCTCGCGCTGCTCGCCGCCGGTGAGCGGGACTCCAAGGCCGTGGAGCGCGGCGTCACCTGGCTGACCGAGAGCCAGCGCGAGGACGGCTCCTGGGACGAGCCGTACTTCACCGGCACCGGCTTCCCCTGGGACTTCTCGATCAACTACCACCTGTACCGGCAGGTCTTCCCGCTGACCGCCCTCGGCCGGTACGTGCACGGCGAGCCGTCCGTCGGCGGCCCGGGCAAGGGGAGCTGA
- a CDS encoding 1-hydroxy-2-methyl-2-butenyl 4-diphosphate reductase, translating to MSTDPARPGPAPLLVACALGIEQLALRTGDRGGARGPVTVLRTGMGPKAAERAVTRALGKDSLRDAAVVATGFCAGLAPGMHPGDLVVAEETRHDGGRTPCVGTGLLVEELVRAVPGRTVHTGPLTGSDHVVRGHERGDLLATGAIAVDMESAVTLRSAVTAGPRPVAAVRVVVDAPQHELVRIGTVRGGISAFRVLRAVLPAFFEWHRSSPLSRR from the coding sequence ATGAGCACGGACCCGGCCCGCCCGGGGCCCGCCCCGCTGCTCGTCGCCTGCGCGCTCGGCATCGAGCAGCTCGCCCTGCGCACCGGCGACCGCGGCGGCGCCCGCGGGCCCGTGACCGTGCTGCGCACGGGCATGGGCCCCAAGGCCGCCGAGCGCGCCGTCACCCGGGCGCTCGGCAAGGACTCCCTGCGCGACGCGGCCGTCGTGGCCACCGGGTTCTGCGCCGGGCTGGCCCCCGGCATGCACCCCGGCGACCTCGTCGTCGCCGAGGAGACCCGGCACGACGGCGGCCGCACGCCGTGTGTGGGCACCGGGCTCCTGGTCGAGGAGCTGGTGCGGGCCGTGCCGGGCCGCACCGTGCACACCGGCCCGCTCACGGGCTCCGACCACGTCGTCCGCGGTCACGAACGCGGCGATCTGCTCGCCACCGGCGCGATCGCGGTCGACATGGAGTCCGCGGTCACGCTGCGCAGTGCCGTCACGGCCGGACCCCGGCCGGTTGCGGCCGTCCGGGTGGTCGTCGACGCCCCCCAGCACGAACTCGTCCGCATCGGCACGGTCCGCGGTGGAATATCGGCTTTCCGCGTGCTCCGCGCCGTGCTTCCCGCTTTTTTCGAATGGCACCGATCTTCGCCGCTCTCCCGGAGGTGA
- the hpnH gene encoding adenosyl-hopene transferase HpnH: MAMPLRQSIKVATYLFEQKLRKRDKFPLIVELEPLFACNLKCEGCGKIQHPAGVLKQRMPVAQAVGAVLESGAPMVSIAGGEPLMHPQIDEIVRQLVAKKKFVFLCTNAMLLRKKMDKFTPSPYFAFAVHIDGMRERHDESVAKEGVFDEAVAAIKEAKRRGFRVTTNSTFFNTDTPQTIIEVLNFLNDDLKVDEMMLSPAYAYEKAPDQEHFLGVEQTRELFKKAFAGGNRLRWRLNHSPLFLDFLEGKVDFQCTAWAIPNYSLFGWQRPCYLMSDGYVPTYRELIEETDWSKYGRGKDDRCANCMAHCGYEPTAVLATMGSLKESLRAMRETVSGNR, encoded by the coding sequence ATGGCTATGCCGCTGCGTCAGTCAATCAAGGTCGCTACCTACCTCTTTGAACAGAAGCTCCGCAAGCGTGACAAGTTCCCGTTGATCGTCGAGTTGGAGCCCCTGTTCGCGTGCAATTTGAAGTGTGAGGGCTGCGGCAAGATCCAGCACCCGGCCGGTGTGCTCAAGCAGCGCATGCCGGTGGCCCAGGCCGTGGGCGCCGTTCTTGAGTCCGGGGCCCCGATGGTGTCCATCGCGGGCGGCGAACCGCTGATGCATCCTCAGATCGATGAGATCGTGCGCCAGTTGGTGGCCAAGAAGAAGTTCGTCTTCTTGTGCACGAACGCGATGCTGCTGCGCAAGAAGATGGACAAGTTCACGCCCTCGCCGTACTTCGCGTTCGCCGTGCACATCGACGGCATGCGGGAGCGCCACGACGAGTCCGTGGCGAAGGAGGGCGTGTTCGACGAGGCCGTGGCCGCCATCAAGGAGGCCAAGCGGCGCGGCTTCCGGGTGACCACCAACTCGACCTTCTTCAACACGGACACCCCGCAGACCATCATCGAGGTCCTGAACTTCCTCAACGACGACCTGAAGGTCGACGAGATGATGCTGTCGCCCGCCTACGCCTACGAGAAGGCGCCGGACCAGGAGCACTTCCTCGGCGTCGAGCAGACCCGCGAGCTGTTCAAGAAGGCCTTCGCGGGCGGCAACCGGCTCCGCTGGCGCCTGAACCACTCGCCGCTGTTCCTCGACTTCCTCGAGGGCAAGGTCGACTTCCAGTGCACGGCGTGGGCGATCCCGAACTACTCCCTCTTCGGCTGGCAGCGCCCCTGCTATCTGATGAGCGACGGATACGTGCCGACGTACCGGGAGCTGATCGAGGAGACCGACTGGAGCAAGTACGGCCGCGGCAAGGACGACCGGTGCGCCAACTGCATGGCGCACTGCGGGTACGAGCCGACCGCCGTGCTCGCCACGATGGGCTCGCTGAAGGAGTCGCTGCGCGCCATGCGCGAGACCGTCTCCGGGAACCGGTGA
- the ispG gene encoding flavodoxin-dependent (E)-4-hydroxy-3-methylbut-2-enyl-diphosphate synthase, which yields MTPSGPVSLGLPEPPVRPIAERRTTRRIQVGPVAVGGGAPVSVQSMTTTRTSDIGATLQQIAELTASGCQIVRVACPTQDDADALSVIARKSQIPVIADIHFQPKYVFAAIDAGCAAVRVNPGNIKQFDDKVREIARAASAAGIPIRIGVNAGSLDKRLLKKYGRATPEALVESALWEASLFEEHGFRDIKISVKHNDPVVMVNAYRQLAAACDYPLHLGVTEAGPAFQGTIKSAVAFGALLAEGIGDTIRVSLSAPPAEEVKVGIQILESLNLRQRRLEIVSCPSCGRAQVDVYKLADEVTAGLEGMEVPLRVAVMGCVVNGPGEAREADLGVASGNGKGQIFVKGEVIKTVPESKIVETLIEEAMKIAAQLEAAGVPSGAPDVTVS from the coding sequence ATGACCCCTTCGGGCCCCGTCTCCCTGGGCCTGCCCGAGCCGCCGGTCCGGCCGATAGCGGAGCGCCGCACCACGCGGCGCATCCAGGTCGGACCGGTGGCCGTCGGGGGCGGCGCTCCGGTGTCGGTGCAGTCGATGACGACGACGCGTACGTCCGACATCGGGGCGACGCTTCAGCAGATCGCCGAGCTGACGGCTTCGGGCTGTCAGATCGTGCGGGTGGCGTGCCCGACGCAGGACGACGCGGACGCGCTGTCGGTCATTGCCAGGAAGTCGCAGATCCCGGTGATCGCCGATATTCACTTCCAGCCGAAGTACGTGTTCGCGGCGATCGACGCGGGCTGTGCGGCGGTCCGGGTGAACCCGGGGAACATCAAGCAGTTCGACGACAAGGTCAGGGAGATCGCGCGGGCTGCGTCCGCCGCGGGCATCCCGATCCGCATCGGTGTGAACGCCGGGTCGCTCGACAAGCGCCTCCTGAAGAAGTACGGCAGGGCGACGCCGGAGGCTCTGGTGGAGTCGGCGTTGTGGGAGGCGTCGCTGTTCGAGGAGCACGGTTTCCGGGACATCAAGATCTCGGTGAAGCACAACGATCCGGTGGTGATGGTCAATGCCTACCGGCAGTTGGCGGCCGCGTGTGATTACCCGTTGCACTTGGGTGTGACGGAGGCGGGTCCGGCGTTCCAGGGCACGATCAAGTCGGCGGTGGCGTTCGGTGCGCTGCTTGCCGAGGGTATCGGTGACACGATCCGGGTCTCGTTGTCGGCGCCTCCGGCGGAGGAGGTCAAGGTCGGGATTCAGATTCTGGAGTCGTTGAATCTGCGTCAGCGGCGTCTGGAGATCGTGTCGTGTCCGTCGTGCGGGCGGGCGCAGGTGGATGTGTACAAGCTCGCGGACGAGGTGACGGCGGGGCTCGAGGGCATGGAGGTGCCGCTGCGGGTGGCGGTCATGGGCTGTGTCGTGAACGGTCCGGGTGAGGCGCGTGAGGCCGATCTCGGGGTGGCGTCCGGCAATGGCAAGGGGCAGATCTTTGTGAAGGGCGAGGTCATCAAGACGGTGCCCGAGTCGAAGATCGTGGAGACCCTGATCGAGGAGGCCATGAAGATCGCGGCGCAGTTGGAGGCCGCCGGTGTCCCGTCCGGGGCGCCCGACGTCACGGTGAGCTGA
- the dxs gene encoding 1-deoxy-D-xylulose-5-phosphate synthase, with protein sequence MTILETIRGPRDLKALTEADLAELAEEIREFLVHAVARTGGHLGPNLGVVELTIALHRVFESPVDRLVWDTGHQSYVHKLLTGRQDFSKLRGKGGLSGYPSREESAHDIVENSHASTALGWADGLAKARRVLGERGHVVAVIGDGALTGGMAWEALNNIAAAKDQPLIIVVNDNERSYAPTIGGLANHLATLRTTDSYEKVLAWGKDVLQRTPVVGRTLYESLHGAKKGFKDAFAPQGMFEDLGLKYVGPIDGHDIKAVESALRRAKRFHGPVLIHCLTEKGRGYEPALADEADRFHTVGVMDPLTCEPLTPSNGPSWTSVFGDEIVRIGAERDDVVALTAAMLHPVGLTRFAEAYPDRVWDVGIAEQHAAVSAAGLATGGLHPVVAVYATFLNRAFDQLLMDVALHRCGVTFVLDRAGVTGADGASHNGMWDMSILQCVPTLRIAAPRDADQLRAQLREAVNVDDAPTLLRFPKESVGPAIPAVDRVGAMDVLRRDPDPDVLLVAVGVMAPVCLQAAELLAERGIGCTVVDPRWVKPVDAALAPLAAHHRLVAVVEDNSRAGGVGSAVALALDEAEVDVPVRRFGIPEQFLAHAKRGEVLADVGLTPVEIAGRVGATMARQDAARETAGATGPHEAGTPGPRTAGTPGEENRA encoded by the coding sequence ATGACCATCCTGGAAACCATCCGAGGGCCGCGCGACCTGAAGGCGCTGACCGAGGCCGACCTCGCCGAACTGGCGGAGGAGATCAGGGAGTTCCTGGTGCACGCGGTCGCGCGGACCGGCGGACACCTCGGGCCCAACCTGGGGGTGGTGGAGCTGACCATCGCCCTGCACCGGGTCTTCGAGTCGCCCGTCGACCGCCTGGTGTGGGACACCGGCCACCAGAGCTATGTGCACAAGCTCCTGACCGGGCGCCAGGACTTCTCGAAGCTGCGGGGCAAGGGCGGCCTGTCCGGCTACCCCTCGCGGGAGGAGTCCGCGCACGACATCGTCGAGAACAGCCACGCGTCCACCGCGCTCGGCTGGGCCGACGGGCTCGCCAAGGCCCGCCGGGTCCTGGGGGAGCGCGGCCACGTCGTCGCCGTCATCGGGGACGGCGCCCTCACCGGCGGTATGGCCTGGGAGGCGCTCAACAACATCGCGGCCGCGAAGGACCAGCCGCTGATCATCGTCGTCAACGACAACGAGCGCTCCTACGCCCCCACCATCGGCGGCCTCGCCAACCACCTCGCGACCCTGCGCACCACCGACAGCTACGAGAAGGTCCTCGCCTGGGGCAAGGACGTCCTCCAGCGCACCCCCGTGGTCGGGCGGACGCTGTACGAATCCCTGCACGGCGCCAAGAAGGGCTTCAAGGACGCCTTCGCGCCCCAGGGCATGTTCGAGGACCTCGGCCTGAAGTACGTCGGCCCCATCGACGGGCACGACATCAAGGCCGTCGAGTCCGCGCTGCGCCGCGCGAAGCGCTTCCACGGGCCCGTCCTCATCCACTGCCTCACCGAGAAGGGCCGCGGCTACGAGCCCGCGCTCGCCGACGAGGCCGACCGTTTCCACACCGTCGGCGTCATGGACCCCCTCACCTGCGAGCCGCTCACCCCGTCCAACGGCCCCTCCTGGACCTCCGTGTTCGGCGACGAGATCGTCCGCATCGGGGCCGAGCGCGACGACGTCGTCGCCCTCACGGCCGCCATGCTGCACCCCGTCGGGCTCACCCGGTTCGCGGAGGCCTACCCCGACCGCGTCTGGGACGTCGGCATCGCCGAGCAGCACGCGGCCGTGTCCGCCGCCGGGCTCGCCACCGGCGGCCTGCACCCCGTCGTCGCGGTCTACGCCACCTTCCTCAACCGCGCCTTCGACCAGCTCCTGATGGACGTGGCGCTGCACCGGTGCGGCGTCACCTTCGTGCTCGACCGGGCCGGCGTCACCGGCGCCGACGGGGCCTCGCACAACGGCATGTGGGACATGTCGATCCTCCAGTGCGTGCCCACGCTGCGCATCGCCGCGCCGCGCGACGCCGACCAGCTGCGCGCCCAGCTGCGCGAGGCCGTGAACGTCGACGACGCGCCGACCCTGCTGCGCTTCCCCAAGGAGTCGGTGGGGCCCGCGATCCCGGCCGTGGACCGGGTGGGCGCCATGGACGTGCTGCGCCGGGACCCCGACCCGGACGTGCTGCTGGTCGCCGTCGGCGTGATGGCACCGGTGTGCCTCCAGGCCGCCGAGCTGCTCGCGGAGCGGGGCATCGGCTGCACCGTCGTCGACCCGCGCTGGGTCAAGCCCGTCGACGCCGCGCTGGCGCCGCTCGCCGCGCACCACCGGCTCGTCGCGGTCGTCGAGGACAACAGCCGCGCGGGCGGCGTCGGCTCGGCCGTGGCCCTCGCCCTCGACGAGGCCGAGGTGGACGTGCCCGTGCGCCGCTTCGGCATTCCCGAGCAGTTCCTCGCGCACGCCAAGCGCGGCGAGGTCCTCGCCGATGTCGGCCTCACGCCGGTCGAGATCGCGGGGCGCGTCGGCGCGACGATGGCCCGCCAGGACGCCGCGCGGGAGACGGCAGGGGCCACCGGCCCGCACGAGGCCGGGACCCCCGGCCCCAGGACAGCCGGGACGCCCGGCGAGGAGAACCGAGCATGA
- a CDS encoding aspartate aminotransferase family protein — translation MTSTGKEFDLGRLLAERGGERYELHTRHLNHQLPRMLHTIGFDKVYERAEGAYFWDAEGQDYLDMLAGFGVMGLGRHHPVVRKALHDVLDASLADLTRFDCQPLPGLLAERLLAHSPYLDRVFFGNSGTEAVETALKFARYATGKPRVLYCEHAFHGLTTGSLSVNGETGFRDGFAPLLPDTAVPLGDLDALRRELKRGDVAALIVEPVQGKGVHEPPAGYLRAAQDLLHQHKALLIADEVQTGLGRTGAFYAHQHEEGVEPDLVCVAKALSGGYVPVGATLGKDWIFKKVYSSMDRVLVHSASFGSNAQAMAAGLAVLAVMEDEGTVANARATGELLKARLAALVDKYELLSDVRGRGLMIGIEFGRPKSLKLRSRWTMLQAARKGLFAQMVVVPLLQKHRILTQVSGDHLEVIKLIPPLIIGEKEADRFVAAFTDVMDEAHGGGGLIWDFGKTLVKQAVANR, via the coding sequence ATGACAAGCACCGGCAAGGAGTTCGACCTCGGCAGACTGCTCGCCGAGCGCGGCGGCGAGCGGTACGAGCTGCACACCCGGCACCTCAACCACCAGCTGCCGCGCATGCTGCACACCATCGGCTTCGACAAGGTCTACGAGCGCGCGGAGGGCGCCTACTTCTGGGACGCCGAAGGCCAGGACTACCTGGACATGCTCGCCGGCTTCGGCGTCATGGGCCTGGGCCGCCACCACCCGGTCGTCCGCAAGGCCCTGCACGACGTCCTCGACGCCTCCCTCGCCGACCTGACCCGCTTCGACTGCCAGCCGCTGCCCGGACTGCTCGCCGAGCGGCTGCTCGCGCACAGCCCGTACCTGGACCGGGTCTTCTTCGGCAACAGCGGCACCGAGGCCGTCGAGACCGCCCTGAAGTTCGCCCGCTACGCCACCGGCAAGCCACGGGTCCTGTACTGCGAGCACGCCTTCCACGGCCTGACCACCGGCTCCCTGTCGGTGAACGGAGAGACCGGCTTCCGCGACGGCTTCGCCCCGCTCCTGCCGGACACGGCCGTCCCCCTCGGTGACCTCGACGCGCTGCGCCGGGAGCTGAAGCGCGGCGACGTGGCCGCCCTGATCGTCGAGCCGGTCCAGGGCAAGGGCGTGCACGAGCCACCGGCCGGCTATCTGCGCGCCGCCCAGGACCTCCTCCACCAGCACAAGGCGCTCCTGATCGCCGACGAGGTGCAGACCGGGCTCGGCAGGACCGGGGCCTTCTACGCCCACCAGCACGAGGAGGGCGTCGAGCCCGACCTGGTGTGCGTGGCCAAGGCCCTCTCCGGCGGCTACGTCCCGGTCGGCGCGACCCTCGGCAAGGACTGGATCTTCAAGAAGGTCTACTCGTCGATGGACCGCGTCCTGGTCCACTCCGCGAGCTTCGGGTCCAACGCGCAGGCCATGGCCGCCGGGCTCGCGGTCCTCGCCGTCATGGAGGACGAGGGGACCGTCGCGAACGCCCGCGCCACGGGGGAGCTGCTCAAGGCCCGGCTCGCGGCGCTCGTCGACAAGTACGAGCTGCTCAGCGACGTCCGCGGCCGGGGCCTGATGATCGGCATCGAGTTCGGCAGGCCGAAGTCCCTCAAGCTCCGCAGCCGCTGGACGATGCTCCAGGCCGCCCGCAAGGGCTTGTTCGCGCAGATGGTCGTCGTACCGCTGCTCCAGAAGCACCGGATCCTCACCCAGGTCTCCGGCGACCACCTGGAGGTCATCAAGCTCATCCCGCCGCTGATCATCGGGGAGAAGGAGGCCGACCGCTTCGTCGCGGCGTTCACCGACGTCATGGACGAGGCGCACGGGGGCGGCGGGCTGATCTGGGACTTCGGCAAGACCCTGGTGAAGCAGGCGGTGGCGAACCGCTGA